Below is a genomic region from Ostrea edulis chromosome 10, xbOstEdul1.1, whole genome shotgun sequence.
tttgcgagatctttgtaacacatgttgtattttttcaaatcattacgctctctcagttgcgtgctttaaactagttcataatccgttcatagtcaatatgaacggattgtgtcacATGCTGAAATttgttggttcatagaggaaaattcgatttgttatatagatatatatccGTACATTTATTCACTGCATAGAATCTGGTTACAATGATCGAATCTGTACATTATTCCTGTACacttgtaaaaaataaaataaatgtcttCCCATTACTTTACTGCAGAGAGTCTGCACATTAACAGTACGACACATACAAAGTGTCTGTACATGGACTGCTGTACAATTAGGTTCTTATATGTTCATAACTTGAAATGAGTCTATATTCATTTATTGCTGTACAAATCTggttttacattgaaatacaGGTATATGATTATTTCTGTAACAGAATATGCATTGTGACGGTAGCAGAATGGCACCCATTGATTAGAGAGGGGAAAACTATTTCACAGATAAAATTTGATGTTGATGGAATGAACAGACTGGACAACAAGATTTCAGGGAAAGGAAAAAGGGTAGGCGTGACCTAATATCTAGTTTTCCTATGTATTTATAATCATAATTGATATAGAGGAAAATATGCTCTTAAATTTCAGGGTCTAATTATTcttttattgtatatttgttaAAAGCAATTACatactaaatttcattttgaatttttttaatgataattttgtttctaCAGTGACAACATCTTTGAGATGCtctggttttgtttttaaaaaaatgaggGTCTTAGGTCTGCATAAATAGATGAAATAACACATCAGTAAAAATCTTATTGATAACAAATCTTATTGATAAAGATCTGCAAATTATGATTTTCAGCTgaggaatatttttttttcaacaaaatactTGTTATGTGTCAACAGTGAAAAATAAACTGCATCAGTGTACAATATTTTGGACTGTTTCATCCCCCAATTCacagattttcaaaatatcaatatcataataaaaaaaattccaacttTAAACATGATTTAGCATATGAGCATATGTGATTTAgttttttgaaagattttaaaaaccACAACAGCTGAAAGGTGATTCAGGTAAGCAATATGGCCATGGGCTTCTTGTctatgtattttaacctcaatatcgCGAAGCCTCGGATATCTTGAAGATTTTTCTCAGCCCCATCGAGTTTGAGATAACAAGGTGTTGTGACtgaatttaaaatattcaaatcatGATGAAATCCTCATTTTACTTTGTCAGATGTTATCTTAAAAAATCCTAATGCAGTAAATTTGAAGTCATATGCAAACCAAGCATCATATTCTGTTATATGCTACCGGGTATTTAAATCAATTATATCTATCCTGTTTATCAAAGATATACATGCGAGTACATCAAAGCAAAAATGTTTACAGATGAGAAGAAACCGCTAGAAAGCAACATTTCTTGAGAGTGTTATCATTAACATTGTTAGAAATTGAAGTAAGATCTTAGTGCTTTTATAACTAACTCTGTCTCTAATTTGTCAATACCAATGTGTACTAGGGTGTATCATTGTTCCCTGCCAGCATTCAGACCCTCAATCTGAATACTTATTCCTGCTTTACTATTGGAATTcagatttcatatttgatacattttaaTGAGGATAAAATATGAGGACAGGTGAGTTTCTAACTGATTGACACGAGTTTGAGACTAGTGACATGCTCACATGAAGTGATTGACACAGGTTTGAGACTAGTGACACACTCACATGAAGTGATTGACACAGGTTTGAGACTAGTGACACGCTCACATGAAGTGATTGACACAGGTTTGAGACTAGTGACATGCTCACATGAAGTGATTGACACAGGTTTGAGACTAGTGACATGCTCACATGAAGTGATTGACACAGGTTTGAGACTGGTGACATGCTCACATGAAGTGATTGACACAGGTTTGAGACTAGTGACACGCTCACATGAAGTGATTGACACAGGTTTGAGACTAGTGACACGCTCACATGAAGTGATTGACACAGGTTTGAGACTGGTGACATGCTCACATGAAGTGATTGACACAGGTTTGAGACTGGTGACATGCTCACATGAAGTGATTGACACAGGTTTGAGACTGGTGACATGCTCACATGAAGTGATTGACACAGGTTTGAGACTGGTGACATGCTCACATGAAGTGATTGACACAGGTTTGAGACTGGTGACACGCTCACATGAAGTGATTGACACAGGTTTGAGACTAGTGACATGCTCACATGAAGTGATTGACACAGGTTTGAGACTGGTGACACGCTTACATGAAGTGATTGGACATtagatacattttattttactacAATGCTGCTACAACACAAATCTTTCACTCTGTTACAGGGGGCTCAACTCCTGACTCCTTCCTCACCGCTATGCCAAGTTATATGTTCTGACAGCTCTACATACACTATCACATGTGGTGTGAGATCTCAACTTATGGAGGTCAATGAAAACCTTCTCAAATCCCCACACTTGATGACAAAGAAGGTATTCTTTACTATTGAATTTAAGTAACTGTAAAGTTTTCTTGTCTTTAAATTTTTCCTTTTATTGATCAGGTAGAAGATGGTCACAATTTTGCCAAATAAAAGAATAAAAGTGCATATGCATACATCACAAGCCACGGTATCCAAATGGATAAAAGCCTTAAAATCACCCagtctatatatatctatatatatatatatatatatatatatatatctatatatatatatatatatatatgtgtgtgtgtgtgtgtgtgtgtgtaaataattcaataaaaaagcaggaaaatatgcagttctaAAATATagtttggaactgcatattttcctgcttttttattgaattattttgactgtaaTATCAACTCTTTTtatttggaatatatatatatatatatatatatatatatatatatatatatatatatataaaagcactaaagttccaacaacacccgatattTCAAAGTAttggatccacaacatggatacaaggtcaaatacgaaaaaatatacaaagcactaaaatgaccaaggacacgaacaaccagattgttaaattttcgggacgaccaaagagctgatccaaaatgacatcagctctttggacgaataaggcatatTCTAATTCGTTCCACTTTTAAcgttgattggcaagcctaaagaccaaaaaacatgtagtctgctttgtaaatacgtttgtagattagtgtagttgtagtgctagatgtatttatatgtagtttttgttatcattctctgttgatattggccacattatgtaattcttttcgtttgtcttGAAGAAGgaacgggtcgtcccgaaaatttgacaatctggttgttcgtgtcgttgatcattttagtgctttgtatatatatatatatatatatatatatatatatatatatatatatatactttcaatttcatctcttattttttctttaaaagtttgcgggcatatatcacacggatatacatgtatcacccGCAAACATTCcggcaaacattacgtcacaatcaaatttctacgccgttaattttcaaatttttcgtgtttttcatctttcactcagttaaaccgataaagttattgttaaaaataaaattattgttagtttctaaatgaaattgaaagtatataataaaaaggttaatagactttgtatgggaaatatgacgacctcgttttttgtcgcgaatggacctcgcaagctcggtccgtctagcgccaaaaactcggtcgtcatattttcccatacaaagtctataacctataaatatatatatatatatatatatatatatatatatatataaagatgaagaataacgaacagtgatcaatctcataactactttCCATCCATTTTGCCTCCTCATATCATTTGTTATCTGAATATATACACCTGTTTTACAAACGACGGAAAAGTTAGTGAATAGCAGCAGTAATTTAATGTAACAGGTGTTCCTCTGTGTTGTAGTGCTTCTTAATTACAGGGATTGATTTTCTTGTCGAATGTGCATTAGAacttgaaaatgatatttttaaaaagtgtaaaGCACTTTCATGTGTACTGCTTTTGAAGAGCCCTCttgatttacatttataaattgtGATTCTTTTTGTTATTACCTTACCTTACTGTGCTTAAAACATGAGGAAAATATAAACGTGTTAGAGTGCTGTGAAGATTGTAATGACATCCAAGTCCATAGGTGCTTTACTAcgaatttgtttacaattgatTAACGAGTGAAGAAAGATCGCTGTCTATGATCATTTTGACATCGGTCGCCattaagttttatttttaaaacaaactgtcTAGGGATGATGTTCTACTTTGactgtagatttttttttggggggggggggggggcaattttTGCAGAGTCTGGGGCTGCGGTTGTCGTTGATGGATAAGCCTATACAGTTCGCCCGTTGCATATTCGATAGGGTTCGAATCTTGTGATTTGGCTGGCCAACGAAGAACTTGAATATTGTGTCTTTGCTGAATATCACGTGATAGACGATTTGGGActggcgacgatttggggtgtaacacACACCTGCTTCCAGTCGTCCAATTGCGCTGTTGTGTTGAACATCATTCAGACGCGGCATTTCTCCACGCTATCACGAGAACCCCTGTATTTGATAGAATACTTATCTTAAATTATTTCTATGggcaggtgacctattgctatcatAATTGCTCTTCGTCTAGCGTCGTCTGTCGTGCGTCGACTGTTAACAattgaatctttttttttttttttttgcaactTCTTCTAGAATACTACTGggtcaatattttttaaaaattgatatgaaacatgatGGGGATAAGATGAACATAAACCCAGGGATTCCAGgggcaagggggggggggggggggagagaacTCCACAAAATAgcaaaatttcaaaaatgttcttctctacCCATGTACATCTTGAAGGAAATACCGTGGGTTATAAcaggtcctcagcaccccttacttgccgtaagaggcgagtaaatggggcggtccttcggaaaaggccgtaagcgccgagcataggcctaaattttgcagcccatcaccgacaatgagtggaaaattctcgagaggggcgttaaacaatatacaatcaatcaatcttgaaGGAAAATTAAATGCGTGGCGAGAAACAGATATTTTAAACCCTCTacaaaactttttatttttcattatctCCGGGGATGGGTTGTTGTTGTGCCTCCATTACGAAGCCAGAATGGCTGCATagtaaaatgtatatacatgtataatgtttgaAAATCTTTCTTACTCTTCATATCTTGAAGGAAAACTAAATCATAAGCATGAAACCCTCTACCAAAATAGTATGTTTCATGACCCTCAGGGCAGGATCTTCCTCCAAGGTGGAACCAAAATGGCCAGATTGTGAAAATGTACATTAttagaaaatcttctctttTCCTCCAAAGCCGAATGCATGGCTAGGAAACGCATGGAACGCTCTACCAAAATAGTGTATTTCATGACCCCCATCGCAGGGGTCACTTAGGTGATCTATCTCTATAAGTCTGCGTCCGTAGTGCATtgaacattgaacatttttacttgttcttgatacatgtaaatatcccTCCAAATCTT
It encodes:
- the LOC125665921 gene encoding protein Abitram-like → MADDNLQEKERVLELEHPSLVERYYKSKYIIDSQSKKDEDICILTHSNRICIVTVAEWHPLIREGKTISQIKFDVDGMNRLDNKISGKGKRGAQLLTPSSPLCQVICSDSSTYTITCGVRSQLMEVNENLLKSPHLMTKKPQTEGYVAIVLPKLGDFESATKKLLSKEEYVQKRFSGT